A stretch of Pseudomonas sp. LRP2-20 DNA encodes these proteins:
- a CDS encoding DUF692 domain-containing protein — translation MNGNLPLGAGIGLKAEHYAQALACRAEGLWYEVHPENYMVGGPRLAWLMRIAERHPLSLHGVALSLAADADPDPLHLQRLRTLIDQARPVLVSEHLAWSTWRGAYHPDLLPFPRNSEALVRITRNIQRSQEALGRRISIENPSHYLQLDGHDWDEIDFLAELARRTGCGLLLDVNNVYVSAHNLGFSASDYLDRFPAQAISEVHLAGYSHDAQGSLLIDSHDARIAEPVWALYRRLIARIGPRPTLVERDGNVPPFTELLGERAVAQSALSGPGVQP, via the coding sequence ATGAACGGCAATCTACCGTTGGGCGCCGGCATCGGGCTCAAGGCCGAGCACTATGCCCAGGCGCTCGCGTGCCGCGCCGAGGGGCTCTGGTACGAGGTCCACCCGGAGAACTACATGGTCGGCGGCCCGCGCCTTGCCTGGTTGATGCGCATCGCTGAGCGCCATCCGCTGTCGCTGCACGGGGTGGCGCTGTCGCTGGCGGCCGATGCCGACCCGGACCCGCTGCACCTGCAGCGTTTGCGCACGCTGATCGACCAGGCCCGGCCGGTGCTGGTGTCCGAGCACCTGGCCTGGTCGACCTGGCGCGGTGCCTATCACCCCGACCTGTTGCCATTCCCGCGCAACAGCGAGGCCCTGGTCCGCATCACCCGCAACATCCAGCGCAGCCAGGAAGCGTTGGGGCGGCGGATCTCGATCGAGAACCCCAGCCACTACCTGCAGCTGGACGGGCACGACTGGGATGAGATCGATTTCCTTGCCGAGCTGGCCCGGCGCACCGGCTGCGGCTTGCTGCTGGACGTCAACAACGTGTACGTCAGTGCCCACAACCTGGGCTTCAGTGCCAGTGACTACCTGGACCGTTTTCCGGCGCAGGCCATCAGCGAAGTGCACCTGGCGGGTTACAGCCATGATGCGCAAGGCAGTTTGTTGATCGACTCCCATGATGCGCGCATCGCCGAGCCGGTCTGGGCGCTTTACCGGCGCCTGATCGCACGAATCGGCCCGCGCCCGACACTGGTCGAGCGTGATGGCAATGTTCCGCCTTTCACCGAGCTGCTGGGCGAACGCGCCGTGGCCCAGTCGGCCCTGAGTGGCCCGGGAGTGCAGCCATGA
- a CDS encoding DNA-binding domain-containing protein: MNLTLSEFQDAFVAALQGRPAPGLAALTRQPAFAVYRNTVMAGCVEALCANFPSVLTLVGREWMEAVAAAYAGQMPPGDPRLIHYGAGFADFLEQAQAQHGVPYLAAVARLDTCWNEAFSAVDAPCLDLAELAGMTAGDLARSVLYPRDNARWHWCAEHPAYRLWRCGREQLEWADDQPWDGEGVLFVGSPEGVSHQPLEQGGCAFLQACAAGQPLEQASSFAQHTQPDLDFSDLLGRLISAQVFCPLSFP, from the coding sequence ATGAACCTGACCTTGAGCGAGTTTCAGGACGCCTTCGTTGCAGCCTTGCAGGGGCGCCCGGCACCGGGCCTGGCGGCGCTCACCAGGCAGCCGGCGTTCGCGGTGTACCGCAACACGGTCATGGCCGGTTGCGTGGAGGCATTGTGTGCCAACTTCCCCAGCGTCCTGACCCTGGTCGGGCGCGAATGGATGGAGGCTGTGGCGGCGGCCTACGCAGGGCAAATGCCGCCCGGCGATCCCCGGCTGATCCATTACGGCGCAGGCTTCGCCGACTTTCTCGAACAGGCGCAGGCACAACATGGCGTGCCGTACCTGGCCGCGGTTGCGCGGCTGGATACCTGCTGGAACGAGGCCTTCAGCGCAGTCGATGCACCTTGCCTCGACCTTGCCGAGCTGGCCGGCATGACGGCCGGCGACCTTGCGCGTAGCGTCTTGTACCCCCGTGACAATGCCCGCTGGCACTGGTGCGCGGAGCACCCGGCCTACCGCCTGTGGCGCTGCGGCCGCGAGCAGCTGGAGTGGGCAGACGATCAGCCCTGGGACGGCGAAGGCGTGCTGTTCGTCGGCAGCCCCGAGGGCGTCAGCCACCAGCCGTTGGAGCAGGGCGGTTGTGCGTTCCTGCAAGCCTGCGCAGCCGGGCAGCCCCTTGAACAGGCCTCATCGTTTGCCCAACACACCCAACCGGACCTGGACTTCAGCGACCTGCTCGGCCGCCTGATCAGTGCACAGGTCTTCTGCCCGCTGAGCTTTCCCTGA
- a CDS encoding DoxX family protein — translation MDHVHPTPLASNLRHAWNRLAESLQQHLSDSVLCLVARFGIASVFFLSGRTKVEGLLTITPSTYELFRTEYALPLISPWLAAHLATYAEHLFSLLLVLGLMTRLSALALLGMTTVIEVFVYPDAWPTHLTWAGLLLLLIARGAGRLSLDHLLKVR, via the coding sequence ATGGACCACGTCCACCCCACGCCTTTGGCCAGCAACCTGCGGCACGCCTGGAACCGGCTTGCCGAGTCCCTGCAACAGCACCTGAGCGACAGCGTACTGTGCCTGGTTGCGCGGTTCGGCATTGCCTCGGTGTTCTTCCTTTCCGGGCGCACCAAGGTCGAAGGCTTGCTGACCATCACGCCGAGCACTTACGAGCTGTTTCGCACCGAGTATGCCTTGCCGCTGATTTCCCCCTGGCTGGCGGCACACCTGGCCACCTACGCCGAGCACCTGTTCTCGCTGCTGCTGGTGCTGGGCCTGATGACCCGCCTGTCGGCGCTGGCACTGCTGGGCATGACCACGGTGATCGAGGTGTTCGTCTACCCCGATGCCTGGCCCACCCACCTGACCTGGGCAGGGTTGCTGCTGCTGTTGATCGCGCGCGGGGCGGGCAGGCTGTCCCTGGATCACTTGCTGAAGGTGCGCTGA
- a CDS encoding aminotransferase class V-fold PLP-dependent enzyme, whose amino-acid sequence MSKLYPSIDPEGLVEYSVVYTDRSLNHMSQAFQGVMKNISRTLKQVYNAQAVAVVPGSGTFGMEAVARQFANGQQCLVIRNGWFSYRWSQILEMGNIPAATTVLKARPIDTGRQAAYAPPPLDEVLAAIQTHKPQVVFAPHVETSSGMILPDDYLRAVGDAVHAVGGLFVLDCIASGTLWVDMQKCAVDLLISAPQKGWSASPCCALVMLSALALERIAQTQSSSFACDLKKWLQIMQAYEQGGHAYHATMPSDSLARFNDVMNEMQAYGFDKLRHEQQALGDRVRAMLAGKGIKIVAAAGFQAPGVVVSYTDDADIKTGRKFAEHGLQIAAGVPLQCDEPADFQTFRIGLFGLEKLHNIERTVSILEQALDEVMVS is encoded by the coding sequence ATGTCAAAGCTTTATCCCAGTATTGATCCCGAGGGCCTGGTCGAGTACTCGGTGGTGTACACCGACCGTTCGCTCAATCACATGTCGCAGGCCTTTCAAGGCGTGATGAAAAACATTTCCAGGACCCTGAAACAGGTCTACAACGCCCAGGCCGTTGCGGTAGTCCCGGGCAGCGGTACCTTCGGCATGGAGGCGGTAGCGCGACAGTTTGCCAACGGCCAGCAATGCCTGGTGATACGCAACGGCTGGTTCAGTTATCGCTGGAGCCAGATCCTTGAGATGGGCAACATCCCGGCGGCCACCACGGTGCTGAAAGCCCGGCCGATCGACACGGGGCGCCAGGCGGCCTACGCCCCGCCCCCTCTGGACGAAGTGCTGGCGGCCATTCAGACGCACAAGCCGCAGGTAGTCTTCGCCCCCCACGTCGAAACCTCCTCCGGGATGATCCTGCCCGACGATTACCTGCGGGCCGTTGGCGACGCCGTGCATGCGGTTGGCGGCCTGTTCGTGCTGGACTGCATCGCCTCCGGCACGCTGTGGGTCGATATGCAGAAGTGCGCAGTCGACCTGCTGATCAGCGCCCCCCAGAAAGGCTGGAGCGCCTCCCCTTGCTGCGCCCTGGTGATGCTCAGCGCCTTGGCCCTCGAGCGCATCGCGCAGACCCAGAGCAGCAGCTTTGCCTGCGACCTGAAAAAGTGGCTGCAGATCATGCAGGCCTACGAACAGGGCGGCCATGCCTACCATGCGACCATGCCCAGCGATTCACTGGCGCGCTTCAACGACGTCATGAACGAGATGCAAGCCTACGGTTTCGACAAGCTGCGCCACGAACAACAGGCGCTGGGCGATCGGGTGCGTGCCATGCTGGCTGGCAAGGGCATCAAGATCGTGGCCGCGGCCGGCTTTCAGGCCCCAGGCGTGGTGGTGAGCTACACCGATGATGCCGACATCAAGACCGGCAGGAAATTTGCCGAGCACGGCCTGCAGATAGCCGCCGGCGTGCCGCTGCAATGTGACGAGCCAGCCGATTTCCAGACCTTCCGCATCGGTCTGTTCGGGCTTGAAAAACTGCACAACATCGAGCGCACGGTGAGCATCCTTGAGCAGGCACTGGACGAAGTGATGGTGAGCTGA
- a CDS encoding DUF1852 domain-containing protein — MTPTHFKFFIKSIRFDENYRPAETTRITTNFANLARGASRQQNLRNTLKMIDNRFNTLAHWDNPAGDRYRVELEIVSVAMNMGDERRDHALPLIEMLKTNIVDRTTGQRITGMVGNNFSSYVRDYDFSVLLLQHNKDQAAFSTPEHFGELHGKLFKCFVNSTAYKEHFAKPPVICLSVSSSRTYRRTENQHPVLGVEYQQDEDSLTDEYFEKMGLKVRYFMPPNSVAPLAFYFSGDLLGDYTALELISTISTMDTFQKIYRPEIYNANSAAGKSYQPSLQHQDYSLTRIVYDREERSRLAIEQGRFVEEHFIKPYHDVLAQWSAHYAA, encoded by the coding sequence ATGACGCCCACACATTTCAAGTTTTTCATCAAGAGCATCCGTTTTGACGAAAACTATCGTCCTGCGGAAACAACGCGTATCACTACCAACTTCGCCAATTTGGCCAGAGGCGCGAGCCGTCAGCAGAATTTGCGTAACACGTTGAAGATGATCGACAACCGTTTCAACACCCTGGCGCACTGGGACAATCCTGCCGGGGACCGTTACAGGGTCGAGCTTGAAATTGTTTCTGTCGCAATGAACATGGGGGATGAGCGCCGCGATCACGCGCTACCCTTGATTGAAATGCTGAAAACGAACATTGTCGATCGCACCACCGGTCAGCGCATCACGGGCATGGTCGGCAACAATTTCTCTTCTTATGTGCGCGATTACGACTTCAGTGTATTACTGCTGCAGCACAATAAAGACCAGGCAGCCTTCAGCACGCCTGAGCACTTTGGTGAACTGCACGGTAAGTTGTTCAAATGCTTCGTCAACTCAACGGCGTATAAAGAACATTTTGCCAAGCCACCGGTTATCTGCCTGAGCGTTTCGAGCAGCCGAACGTATCGTCGAACTGAAAACCAGCACCCGGTACTGGGCGTTGAATATCAGCAAGATGAAGACTCGCTGACGGATGAGTATTTCGAAAAAATGGGCCTGAAGGTGCGTTACTTCATGCCGCCGAACAGTGTTGCGCCCTTGGCGTTTTATTTTTCTGGTGACTTGCTCGGCGACTACACGGCGCTGGAACTGATCAGCACCATCAGCACCATGGATACGTTCCAGAAGATCTATCGGCCCGAGATCTACAACGCGAATTCTGCTGCAGGCAAGTCTTACCAGCCCAGCTTGCAGCATCAGGATTACTCATTGACGCGGATCGTCTATGACCGCGAGGAGCGTAGCCGGCTGGCCATCGAACAGGGGCGCTTTGTCGAGGAGCACTTCATCAAGCCTTACCACGATGTGCTCGCGCAGTGGTCCGCTCATTACGCGGCTTGA
- a CDS encoding methionine synthase, whose product MKKLLPTSTAGSLPKPSWLAQPETLWSPWKLQDEALAEGKQDALRLALQEQQHAGIDIVSDGEQTRQHFVTTFIEHLSGVDFDQRKTVRIRDRYDASVPTVVGAVARQKPVFVEDARFLRQQTRQPIKWALPGPMTMIDTLYDSHYKSREKLAWEFATILNQEARELEAAGVDIIQFDEPAFNVFFDEVNDWGVATLERAVEGLKCETAVHICYGYGIKANTDWKKTLGSQWRQYEQAFPKLAKSSIDIISLECHNSHVPMDLLELIRGKKVMVGAIDVANHAIETPEEVANTLRKALQFVDADKLYPCTNCGMAPLPRRVASGKLRALSAGAEIVRSELSRK is encoded by the coding sequence ATGAAAAAACTGCTACCCACTTCCACTGCCGGCAGCTTGCCGAAACCTTCCTGGCTCGCTCAACCCGAGACGCTCTGGTCACCCTGGAAGTTGCAAGACGAGGCATTGGCTGAAGGCAAACAGGATGCCCTGCGCCTGGCCCTGCAAGAGCAGCAGCACGCCGGCATCGATATCGTCAGTGACGGCGAGCAGACGCGCCAGCACTTTGTCACCACCTTCATCGAGCACCTGAGCGGCGTTGACTTCGACCAGCGCAAGACCGTCAGGATCCGTGACCGCTATGATGCGAGCGTGCCGACAGTAGTGGGCGCCGTTGCGCGGCAAAAGCCGGTGTTTGTCGAAGATGCCAGGTTCCTGCGCCAGCAGACCCGGCAACCGATCAAGTGGGCGCTGCCAGGCCCCATGACCATGATCGATACGCTGTATGACAGCCATTACAAGAGCCGTGAAAAACTGGCCTGGGAGTTCGCCACGATCCTCAACCAGGAGGCGCGGGAGCTGGAGGCCGCTGGCGTTGACATCATTCAGTTCGATGAGCCGGCTTTCAATGTCTTCTTCGACGAGGTCAATGACTGGGGTGTAGCCACCCTGGAGAGGGCGGTCGAAGGCCTGAAGTGTGAAACGGCGGTGCATATCTGCTATGGCTATGGCATCAAGGCCAACACCGACTGGAAGAAGACCCTGGGTTCGCAGTGGCGGCAATATGAACAAGCCTTCCCCAAGCTTGCGAAGTCCAGCATCGACATCATCTCGCTGGAATGCCACAACTCCCATGTCCCGATGGACCTGCTCGAACTCATCCGTGGCAAGAAAGTGATGGTCGGTGCCATCGATGTCGCCAACCACGCGATTGAAACCCCTGAGGAAGTCGCCAATACCCTGCGCAAGGCATTGCAATTCGTCGATGCCGACAAGCTCTACCCTTGCACCAACTGTGGCATGGCGCCGCTACCGCGTCGGGTCGCGAGCGGCAAGCTGCGCGCCTTGAGTGCAGGGGCAGAGATCGTTCGCAGCGAACTCTCGCGCAAGTGA
- a CDS encoding LysR family transcriptional regulator has protein sequence MIDLRHLRTLHALRETDSMPEAAERLHLTQSALSHQFRELESRVGMAVFVRKSKPVRFTTAGLKLLQLADQVLPLIRTTERNLSKLANGTADRLHIAIECHSCYQWLMPSLDAFRSAWPEVELDLASGLSFAPLPALERGDLDLVVTSDPLTLPGITYVPLFGYEALLAIDKHHALCAKPYVQPADIAGQTLITYPIERSRLDIFTGFLDPADIEPAQVRTAEMTVMMMQLVASGRGVCCLPNWAVHEYTSRGYVVARRLGEKGLQATLYAAVRSDMLEVPFMSDFLLTAKDISFATLEGVNAASSIAT, from the coding sequence ATGATCGATCTGAGACACCTGCGCACCCTGCATGCCTTGCGCGAAACCGACAGCATGCCTGAAGCCGCCGAGCGCCTTCACCTGACCCAGTCGGCGCTGTCGCATCAGTTCCGGGAGCTGGAAAGCCGTGTCGGCATGGCGGTGTTCGTGCGCAAGTCCAAACCGGTACGCTTCACCACTGCGGGCCTCAAGCTGCTGCAACTGGCCGACCAAGTGCTGCCGCTGATCCGTACCACCGAGCGCAACTTGAGCAAGCTGGCCAACGGCACGGCCGATCGCCTGCACATCGCGATCGAGTGCCACAGCTGCTACCAGTGGCTGATGCCGTCGCTGGATGCGTTTCGCAGTGCCTGGCCGGAGGTTGAACTGGACCTGGCCTCGGGCTTGTCGTTCGCGCCGCTGCCGGCCCTTGAGCGCGGCGACCTCGACCTGGTGGTGACTTCCGACCCGCTGACCTTGCCGGGTATTACCTACGTGCCGCTGTTCGGCTATGAGGCCCTGCTGGCCATCGACAAGCATCATGCCCTGTGCGCAAAACCGTATGTGCAACCTGCCGATATCGCCGGCCAGACCTTGATCACCTACCCGATCGAGCGCAGCCGCCTGGACATCTTCACTGGCTTCCTCGACCCGGCCGATATCGAGCCGGCTCAGGTACGTACTGCAGAGATGACCGTCATGATGATGCAACTGGTGGCCAGCGGCCGGGGTGTGTGCTGCCTGCCAAACTGGGCGGTGCATGAGTACACCTCGCGGGGCTATGTGGTCGCCAGGCGCCTGGGCGAAAAAGGCTTGCAGGCGACGCTGTACGCGGCGGTGCGCAGCGACATGCTCGAAGTGCCTTTCATGAGTGATTTCCTGCTCACTGCAAAGGACATTTCCTTTGCGACCTTGGAAGGAGTCAATGCCGCGTCGAGCATTGCTACCTGA
- a CDS encoding cupin domain-containing protein, translating into MNKKLTVFRELDIQPVRDLPFFEEVVEGTPHTLTSKYYHDEQQGRISGEWEASTGAWRIDYKVWEFCHVLSGCCVIELDGCAPVTLTAGDTFIIEPGAKGKWTVLEDMKKNFVILLPAN; encoded by the coding sequence ATGAACAAGAAACTCACCGTGTTCCGCGAACTGGATATCCAACCGGTGCGCGACCTTCCCTTTTTTGAAGAGGTCGTGGAAGGCACCCCTCACACGCTGACGTCCAAGTACTATCACGATGAACAGCAAGGTCGCATTTCCGGAGAATGGGAAGCCAGCACCGGAGCGTGGCGCATCGACTACAAAGTTTGGGAGTTCTGCCATGTGCTGAGTGGCTGCTGCGTCATCGAGCTTGACGGGTGCGCCCCCGTCACACTGACCGCCGGCGACACGTTCATCATCGAACCGGGCGCCAAGGGCAAATGGACCGTGCTGGAAGATATGAAAAAGAACTTCGTGATCCTCTTGCCTGCGAACTAG
- a CDS encoding GNAT family N-acetyltransferase, with protein sequence MPIDFRPAQASDAQDIARFFQLTSEGMADYIWSKLAAPGEALLSVGASRYAREQGDFSYKNCLMATFEGRVIGMMHSYALRETPDRPVETDPVLAPYSDMEIPDTLYISSLALDEAWRSQGLGVQFLHHAQQRAEDSGLDGLCLIDYAENHGARRFYERHGFQIVKTCQIVAHPMLGVTGEAYLMYRPNPNVLEKKP encoded by the coding sequence ATGCCTATCGACTTCAGACCCGCTCAAGCCTCGGACGCACAAGATATTGCGCGCTTCTTTCAACTGACATCGGAAGGCATGGCCGATTACATATGGAGCAAGCTTGCCGCACCTGGAGAAGCATTGCTGAGTGTCGGTGCGTCTCGCTATGCCAGGGAACAGGGCGACTTTTCCTACAAGAACTGCCTGATGGCCACTTTCGAAGGGCGCGTCATCGGAATGATGCATAGCTATGCCTTGCGCGAGACCCCTGACAGGCCGGTCGAGACAGACCCGGTCCTCGCGCCGTACTCCGACATGGAAATACCCGACACCTTGTACATATCCAGCCTGGCCCTGGATGAGGCCTGGCGCAGCCAGGGGCTGGGCGTCCAGTTTCTTCACCACGCCCAGCAGCGCGCTGAGGATTCTGGCCTGGATGGGCTATGCCTGATCGATTATGCAGAAAACCACGGTGCACGCCGCTTCTACGAACGTCACGGTTTTCAGATTGTTAAAACCTGCCAGATCGTTGCGCACCCGATGCTGGGCGTCACCGGTGAAGCCTATTTGATGTATCGCCCTAACCCCAACGTGCTCGAGAAAAAACCATGA
- a CDS encoding sigma-54-dependent Fis family transcriptional regulator, whose amino-acid sequence MDRLQLQLHSARRQFAEGLPLPAGLLPEPIERSWERSRAAGLSPWQPRLAQGQLDVLPLTEADSQLAACVQPELERLWELIGDSHWMLFCVNPDNRIVQTRKPAGIDGPLSALHIGRRVSEADVGTTAPACTLMDGLPAIVAGNQHYLQEFAEFFCVSVPLRGVNGELLGALDLTGIGTRNAGTMLERLKHAALATENNFFLKMQGCRILELQHDPRLLGSPLQALLAVHDDGTVHAANRAAQQLLGVPSYRPERLTLDQLFDRPSHNGLDGSTQLLALADGSRLYGRLLAQPTAKARSLRPSSTTLGSDRRVNARFEDACKAVAGNLPVLITGPTGSGKEVFAKALHAHCCPQAPFVAINCAALPESLIEAELFGYTEGSFTGARKGGAMGLMESAGNGILLLDEIGDMPLPLQSRLLRALQERQITRVGSTSTVPLKAHVIAATHKDLASLVSSGGFREDLFYRLDGMRVALPALEHRLDKVQLIDSFFQRPGVPPLAPEARRQLQVYHWPGNLRQLENVARLVGVLAVGEPCIGMRHLPDELQCGAIAVSGNLADATRDVIERVLLAHSGNVSAAAKELGISRTTLYKRLARLGSQ is encoded by the coding sequence ATGGATCGCCTACAGCTGCAGTTGCATAGTGCCCGCCGGCAGTTTGCCGAAGGCCTGCCATTACCAGCGGGACTTCTGCCCGAGCCAATCGAGCGCTCGTGGGAACGTTCCCGCGCCGCCGGCCTCAGTCCGTGGCAACCGCGCCTGGCCCAAGGCCAGCTGGATGTACTGCCACTGACCGAGGCCGACAGTCAGCTGGCCGCCTGCGTGCAGCCAGAACTGGAGCGGCTGTGGGAGCTGATTGGCGATTCGCATTGGATGCTGTTTTGCGTTAATCCGGACAACCGTATCGTCCAGACGCGCAAACCAGCGGGCATCGACGGCCCTCTGTCGGCACTGCACATCGGGCGCCGGGTCAGCGAAGCCGATGTCGGCACTACTGCCCCGGCCTGCACGCTGATGGATGGCCTGCCGGCGATCGTAGCTGGCAACCAGCACTATCTGCAGGAGTTTGCCGAGTTTTTCTGCGTCAGCGTGCCGTTGCGCGGGGTCAATGGCGAGCTGCTCGGGGCGCTGGACCTGACCGGCATCGGCACCCGTAACGCCGGCACCATGCTCGAACGACTCAAACACGCCGCGCTGGCTACCGAAAACAACTTCTTCCTCAAAATGCAGGGTTGCCGCATCCTCGAATTGCAACACGATCCCAGACTGCTCGGGTCGCCGCTGCAGGCGCTGTTGGCGGTGCATGACGATGGTACGGTGCATGCGGCCAACCGTGCCGCGCAACAGTTGCTGGGTGTACCGAGTTACCGCCCTGAACGTCTGACCCTGGACCAACTGTTCGACCGCCCCAGCCACAACGGCCTGGACGGCTCGACACAGCTGCTGGCCCTGGCCGATGGCTCACGCCTGTATGGCCGGCTACTTGCGCAGCCCACCGCCAAGGCACGGTCGTTGCGGCCCAGCAGCACGACACTGGGCAGCGACCGGCGGGTCAACGCGCGCTTCGAGGATGCCTGTAAGGCCGTGGCCGGCAACCTGCCGGTGCTGATCACCGGGCCGACCGGCTCTGGCAAGGAAGTGTTCGCCAAAGCGCTGCATGCACACTGCTGCCCGCAGGCCCCGTTCGTAGCCATCAACTGCGCCGCCCTGCCCGAAAGCCTGATCGAAGCCGAGCTGTTCGGCTACACCGAGGGCAGTTTCACCGGCGCGCGTAAAGGCGGTGCCATGGGCCTGATGGAGTCCGCCGGCAACGGTATCCTGCTGCTGGACGAAATTGGCGACATGCCGTTGCCTCTGCAAAGCCGCCTTCTGCGGGCCTTGCAGGAGCGACAGATCACCCGCGTCGGCAGCACCAGTACGGTACCACTGAAAGCCCACGTGATCGCCGCCACGCACAAGGACCTGGCCAGCCTGGTGAGCAGCGGTGGTTTTCGCGAAGACCTTTTTTACCGTCTGGACGGCATGCGCGTAGCTTTGCCCGCACTGGAGCACCGGCTGGACAAGGTGCAACTGATCGACAGCTTTTTCCAGCGCCCGGGCGTCCCGCCGCTGGCGCCCGAGGCCCGGCGACAACTGCAGGTCTATCACTGGCCGGGCAACCTGCGGCAACTGGAAAACGTCGCGCGTCTCGTCGGGGTATTAGCCGTCGGCGAACCATGCATCGGCATGCGACACCTGCCTGATGAACTGCAGTGCGGGGCCATAGCGGTCTCTGGCAACCTGGCCGATGCCACTCGAGACGTCATTGAGCGCGTACTACTGGCCCATTCCGGAAACGTCAGCGCTGCCGCCAAAGAGCTCGGCATCTCCCGTACCACATTGTACAAGCGCCTGGCCAGGTTGGGTTCTCAGTGA
- a CDS encoding transporter, which produces MTKISSLAWGTLACALVSAKVHAVDVNAGDYTALPPGTNVAAWYQQFSRADRFNGDGAPDATHNTSLRSNISILRLIHFTEIAGITVDPQILLPFGHVYDVKVGGQSLGSNSGMADPIIGATFWLVNQPGVGASGRYFGITPLLYLPWGQYDRDAGVNLGENRWKGDLQLGWVEPLWGRWSMEWYADAVFYGSNDKAGSGSQTLRQDPTYQLQTNLRYDFNPAQRLALGFSASEGGKQQLSGDYTGQKTEMQQVRLEFQQMVGETVQLSGQLTHDTRVVGGFQEDSGVNLRALLLF; this is translated from the coding sequence ATGACTAAAATCTCCAGCCTTGCCTGGGGCACGCTGGCCTGTGCGCTGGTTTCGGCCAAGGTCCACGCCGTAGACGTGAATGCCGGCGACTACACAGCGCTGCCACCGGGCACCAACGTCGCCGCCTGGTACCAGCAGTTCAGCCGCGCGGATCGCTTCAACGGCGATGGAGCACCCGACGCTACCCACAACACCAGCCTGCGCTCCAACATCAGCATCCTGCGCCTGATCCACTTCACCGAGATCGCCGGGATCACGGTGGACCCACAAATCCTCCTGCCTTTCGGCCACGTCTACGACGTGAAAGTGGGGGGCCAGTCGCTGGGCAGCAACAGCGGTATGGCCGACCCGATCATCGGTGCCACGTTCTGGCTGGTCAACCAGCCGGGCGTTGGCGCCAGCGGCCGCTACTTCGGCATTACCCCGCTGCTGTATCTGCCGTGGGGCCAGTATGACCGCGACGCCGGGGTGAACCTGGGCGAAAACCGCTGGAAAGGCGACCTGCAACTGGGCTGGGTGGAACCGTTGTGGGGCCGCTGGTCGATGGAGTGGTACGCCGATGCGGTGTTCTATGGCAGCAATGACAAGGCCGGCAGCGGCAGCCAGACCTTGCGCCAGGACCCGACCTACCAATTGCAGACCAACCTGCGCTATGACTTCAACCCGGCACAGCGCCTGGCGTTGGGCTTCTCGGCCAGTGAGGGCGGCAAGCAACAATTGTCGGGGGATTACACCGGGCAGAAGACCGAGATGCAGCAAGTGCGCCTGGAGTTCCAGCAGATGGTCGGCGAGACCGTGCAACTGAGCGGCCAGCTGACCCACGACACCCGCGTGGTAGGCGGCTTCCAGGAAGACAGCGGGGTCAACCTGCGGGCGCTGCTGCTGTTCTGA